One segment of Macaca fascicularis isolate 582-1 chromosome 2, T2T-MFA8v1.1 DNA contains the following:
- the CCDC54 gene encoding coiled-coil domain-containing protein 54: MYTLHTKRVKAAAREMWTSNVSKVRQSFKNVYHKCKIRHQDSTRYPTVTSDDCNQDDVSYDGKMNLTVVLQDVKTAQVELFSQMTDIVHAIPKVHEKTDLYQKQMEVLETRMNVNEDKQGTTTKDILSMKEDIKALKKKVTELEKQNSYSRIHCLEIPEGERGEEITELLYKLIQPATLKNTLASTDREMSSAEPEKVPSYPKSTDHLEKITISPQIKTLKKRNHQNASRNFKTAKPNIYIYPDFSTWIKLTFVHGGKWTFFLSATKLEEFIQWLLSRPTILPEEPQVITQRYCPFTGLILSLTTICLSMFNNIYGFIRSLKEEVTRL, translated from the coding sequence ATGTACACACTTCACACCAAAAGGGTAAAAGCTGCTGCTAGGGAAATGTGGACTTCAAATGTCTCCAAGGTCagacagtcttttaaaaatgtttaccacAAATGTAAGATTCGGCACCAAGATTCAACTAGATATCCAACTGTGACATCTGATGATTGTAATCAAGATGATGTTAGTTATGACGGAAAAATGAATCTTACAGTAGTGCTCCAAGATGTTAAAACTGCTCAAGTTGAACTTTTCAGCCAAATGACTGACATTGTCCATGCGATACCAAAAGTCCATGAAAAGACTGACTTGTACCAAAAACAGATGGAGGTCCTGGAAACCAGAATGAATGTTAATGAAGACAAACAAGGCACAACAACTAAAGATATCCTCTCTATGAAAGAAGACATCAAGGCCTTAAAGAAGAAGGTGACAGAACTGGAAAAGCAGAATTCCTACTCCAGGATACATTGTCTAGAGATTCCGGAGGGAGAAAGGGGTGAAGAAATCACAGAACTGCTTTACAAACTCATACAACCAGCAACTCTGAAGAACACATTGGCCTCTACAGACAGGGAAATGTCTTCAGCAGAACCAGAGAAAGTGCCCAGTTATCCAAAGTCCACTGACCATCTTGAGAAAATAACAATttctccccaaattaaaactCTGAAGAAACGTAACCATCAAAATGCATCAAGGAACTTTAAAACAGCAAagccaaatatttacatttaccCAGACTTCAGTACATGGATCAAGCTAACTTTTGTTCATGGAGGAAAATGGACATTTTTCCTCAGTGCTACCAAGTTAGAAGAATTCATCCAGTGGCTTCTTTCTAGGCCAACCATTCTCCCTGAAGAACCCCAGGTCATAACCCAGAGATATTGTCCATTCACTGGGCTTATTTTGAGCTTGACCACAATCTGTCTCTCCATGTTCAACAATATTTATGGCTTTATTCGTTCCTTAAAAGAAGAGGTAACTCGACTATAG